CGGTGTGCCGATGACCTGGACAGCATGTCCGCCGCTGCCAGAAAAGCTGGTAGAGTGGACGTTAAAGTCCTCGCTGGCTCCGAAGAACCCGACCCTGTCTTCGTCTTCAAAAGTAGGATTCTTGAAGTGGGCTTCCAGGTCTACTTGTATGTCGTCCCAGCCGTTGTCGTGAAAGTCGCAGTTGATGTAGTCGATACCTTTGTTGACTGGTCCGTGGTATGCCCCGTTCTTCTGGTTTCCGTAGACCTCAAGATTGTCCACGGTCATGTTTTCGGGGCCTAAGCCGATTTGCTCGCCGCTGTCGCTTGATCCGCGGACGAATAGCAGGCCGTTGCCGTACTTCAGATTGTCGGCATCTTCGGGGTAGAAACTACCGTAGTAACCGCCGTTGTTGTAGACCTTGCCGTTACGGAGAGTCAATCCGGTGATGCCGCCGCCCGTTTCAAAACCTGAGCGGTGCGAGCCGTAGCTCTCGAAGTCTTCGAATACCGTCCCGTCCATGGGGCTGGGGTACCTGGCGCCATAAGAATAGTATGATCCCCAGATAAAGACATTGTTGCCGTTTCCTTCAGCGCCGAATATCTTGGTGCCAGTGATGCTGCTGTTGGTCAGGCCGAACGGAACTTCCTGGTATTGGTTGAGGCTGATATAGAGCCCCATCCGGCCAGCTGTCCCGTCCTGGTCAGTCAGGTTGGTGTTGGGACCGATAACGCTGTTTTTGATGTTGATGTTATTCAGCGTCATGGTCTGAGCCTTGATGGTAAGCAACATGTCGTTCTGACTTCCGGGAGGGGCGTTCAGGCTTTGGACGATAAATCCTTCAAAGTTGACGTCATTGGTGTCTTGGATGAGAACGACTGACACTACTCCTGTAGGCGCCGGCTCGGGATTGTTGAGGATTGATTCCACACTTTCATCCCAGGCGTAGCCGGCAGGGACTTCGTAGCCGTTCTTGTTTATGTCCCAAGTAGCTCCACGCAGAGTGAGCGGTTTTCCGACAACGATTCTCTCATCGTATCTTCCAGCCGCTACCTTGATGACGTCGCCGGGATCGGCAGCGTCAATGGCGTCTTGCACACTGGCATACGGATACCCGCGGGTTATTACGTTTTTGTCCGCAAATCCGTTGATATAAGCCAGCTTCTTGGCGTCGAAGGACCAGGCAACCATTGCAACCGGGCCAGCCGATACCACTGCGTCATTGCTCCCGTCGTCGTTCATAACGCGGAGAGCGCCTGTGCCATCGTGGTAGGCTATTTTCCCGTTGGTGCCCCAGTCAGGGTAGTCGCCGCCGGAACTTCCGCCGATGCCGATTTCCCTGTTGAGACCTGTGCCGTCGGCCGCGAAAACACCAACATACATGTTGGAGCTTGGGCCCCAGGCGCAGGCAATTTCGGTTCCATCAGGAGACCAGGCCGGTGCGTAGGCTGTTTTGGAATAATCGGTTATCTGGATTAAGTTTTCTCCGTCAAAACCGATCGTCCATATGCCCATTGTGCCGGCATTATCGGCGAAAGCCAATGTCGAGCCGTCAAACGACCAGTCCAGAGAATGGGTGCCCGTGATGTCCTCTCCGGTTGGAGGGTAGGCATGGGTAGTGTCGATGGTCTTAACCAGGGTGCCGTCGGGCTGGATGATGGTGATGCCTTGGCCGGCCAGAGCGATCAACCCGTCCGGATAGTCGTCAATGGGCGGGCCCCATTTGGGCCGCGTACCGGAAGGATAGATTAACTCGGGATCCGAACCATCAGCATTTATCGTCCAGATACCGCCAGTACCAGTGTAGACGATTCTGCTTCCATCGGGAGAAAAGCTCCCCATGTAGTGTCCACCGTCGCTGGTCATCTGAGCAACAGGCCCGTTAACCTCTAGGATTGCCGAGTCTGCTGAGACCGGGGAAACTGGTATTAAGCCGAAGCTTAGTACCAGTACGAGAGTAAGGAAGATACTGAAAAATTTCCTTTTCACCTCATAACTCCTTTTTCTTGGATTTTTTCAC
This genomic stretch from Dehalococcoidales bacterium harbors:
- a CDS encoding pectinesterase family protein, translating into MKRKFFSIFLTLVLVLSFGLIPVSPVSADSAILEVNGPVAQMTSDGGHYMGSFSPDGSRIVYTGTGGIWTINADGSDPELIYPSGTRPKWGPPIDDYPDGLIALAGQGITIIQPDGTLVKTIDTTHAYPPTGEDITGTHSLDWSFDGSTLAFADNAGTMGIWTIGFDGENLIQITDYSKTAYAPAWSPDGTEIACAWGPSSNMYVGVFAADGTGLNREIGIGGSSGGDYPDWGTNGKIAYHDGTGALRVMNDDGSNDAVVSAGPVAMVAWSFDAKKLAYINGFADKNVITRGYPYASVQDAIDAADPGDVIKVAAGRYDERIVVGKPLTLRGATWDINKNGYEVPAGYAWDESVESILNNPEPAPTGVVSVVLIQDTNDVNFEGFIVQSLNAPPGSQNDMLLTIKAQTMTLNNINIKNSVIGPNTNLTDQDGTAGRMGLYISLNQYQEVPFGLTNSSITGTKIFGAEGNGNNVFIWGSYYSYGARYPSPMDGTVFEDFESYGSHRSGFETGGGITGLTLRNGKVYNNGGYYGSFYPEDADNLKYGNGLLFVRGSSDSGEQIGLGPENMTVDNLEVYGNQKNGAYHGPVNKGIDYINCDFHDNGWDDIQVDLEAHFKNPTFEDEDRVGFFGASEDFNVHSTSFSGSGGHAVQVIGTPTNGFVIDATKNWWGTAVEAEIQALLNGAVAYDPWYASGDMSQLVSSKPVINTSQETYHNTIQEAIDAANPGDTIQVTAGTYDETIVVNDALDNLLLQGAGPEDTIVTGGLKLDTTGGDLTGLSVSQMAIKGNAGTYGPGVTVGHTGSGFVYDLSFDYVLLDGQGTVGMAAYINPLAGNFSFTNGEITG